GGCTGTCCGCGGTGGTCGCCGCGGTGGTCCTGGTGTTATCCGGCACGTCGGTCGCGCAGGCCGCCGAACCCACCGCGAGCTTCTTCACCCCCACCACGCAGGCCGGGGTGGCGGTGGGCGTGCCGGTGATCGTCACCGGCACCACACTCCTCGGCAACACCGCCCCGGTCACCGGCACCGAGCTGACCTTCGACGGCGGCGCCACCTGGGTCGAGCCCACGCCGGTCGAGCTGTTCCCCGACTTCCGCATCGACTGGTCCTACCTGTGGACGCCCACCGAGGCCGGCACCACCGAGATCGCCGCGCGCCCCGTCACCACCGCCGGTCCCGGCGCCGTGAGCGCGCCGATCGTCGTGCACGTCGGCGGCGAGACCGTGGTGCAACCGGTCAACTGCTCCGTCCGGTGCGAGATGTCGATGCCGTTCGTGACCGAGGCCGGCGAGCACGAGGACATCGACGACCAGCCCGTCGAGGTCGGCGTCCGGGTCCGCGTCGACCGGCCCGGCGTGATGCTGGGCGCGTCGACGCTGCGCGGCAACTACCGTGGGACGCTCGTGGTGCGCATGTGGGCCGACGGCGTGCTGCTGGCCGAGCAGCCGTACGACCACCCGGGCCGGATGGTGCAGGCGGACTTCGCCACGCCGGTGCCGGTCGAGCCGGGTCGCGAGTACGTGGTCTCCTTCTACAGCCCGCAGGGCGGGTACATGGCGACCGAGGACTACTTCACCGGCACGCTGGTGGCCGCGCCGTTCATCGCACCGCACGACGGCGTGCACGGGGCGGGCGTCTACCACTACGGCGTCGGCGGCGGCTTCCCGACCGACACCTACCACGACAGCAGTTACTCGGTGCTGCCGGAGTTCCGGGGCTGACGGTCCTGTCCGGGTCGCCCTGCGCGGGGTGGCCCGGACAGGACGATCGTCCAGGTGGGTGACTGTCCGGTCAGTACGTCGGGCAGAGGTGCTTGCGGACCACCGCGAGCACCTGCTCGGCGACCTCCGGCCCGAAGCCGGACGCATGGCCGGGCGCGGTGAACCGCGTGTTGGTCAGCTCGACCAGCTTGGCTTGGTCGCCGGCGTGGTTCGGAATCGCGCTGCACTGGTTGCGCCCGCGGTCGATCGCCTTGTCGGTGTTGTCCTCGTCCACGAGCAGCGGCTCGATGGCACGCAACTCGGCCAGGTACGCCTCCGCCGTCGCCCGGTCCGGTTTCGGCGGGATGCCGGCCGCAGCCGCGATCGAGGACATCTCCGCCGCGCTCAAGCCGGACGGCGTCGTACCGGTCACCGGCGTCGAGGCCACTCCACTCCCGGTACTCCCACAACCCGTCACCAGGACGAGCACCCCGCAGATCACCGCTACTGCTGTTCGTGTCACGCCGGGTACGTCGCCAGCACAGGGGTAATATGTTACCTGCCGACCGGTGTGATGAGGAGACTCAGAAGCTGAAGTTCCGGATCGCCGCACCCCCGGACGCGGCCGTCTTCCGGAAGAACGCGACGAGGTCCCGGTAGTTGTCCCGCAGGTAGCCGATGTCGTCCGCGTCCCACATGTGCCGCATGGGGTACACGTCCGCCTCGCTCAACTTCCGCGGGTCGTAGTGGACCTCCAGCGCCTCGAACGGCGTCGCGCCCAGGGCCTCGGCGGACGCGGCGACCAGGTCGGCGCTCCAGCCGAACAGGACGCACTCCTCGTCGATCGGGTCGCCGTCCTCGTACACGTCGACCCCCACCCCGGCCTCGTCCAGCAGGAACCGGATGCCGGCCCAGGACTTCTCCAGGAAGCAGTACGGCAGCTCCTCGTCGTCCAAGTCAACCCGGGGGCCAGTCTCCCGCACCACTCCCACCAAGATCGGCACTTCGCCGGATCTCGTCGCATTAGGATCGCTCCGTGACGACAGCCGAGGGCACCAACCCGGGCGCGAGGGCCTTGCACCGCCTGGCCGAGCTGGGCTGCTGCACGATCGAGCCCGGGTTGACCGACGCGGAGTTCGCCCGCATCGAGCACGAGCACGGCTTCGAGTTCGCCGACGACCACCGGGCGTTCCTCGCGGCGGGACTGCCGGTGAACAGCCCCTTCGAGCCGGAGGAGGGCGTCACCTACGCCTGGGAGAAGCCGTGGCCGGAGTGGCGGAACGGCAACCCCGACGAACTGCGCGAACAGCTCGACTGGCCGACCGGGGGCGTGCTGTGGGCGGTGGAGCGCCACGGTCACTGGCCGCCCGCCTGGGGCGCGCGGCCGGACACCCCCGAGGCGGCGGTGGAGGCGGCCCGTCGGCTGCTGGCGGACGTGCCCAGGATGATCCCGGTCTACGCGCACCGGTTCCTGCCCGCCGGGCGCGGCACGTCCGGGCACCCGGTGCTGTCGATCTACGGGACGGACATGATCTACTACGGCACCGACCTGGCCGACTACGTCGACCGCGAGTTCACCGAGTCCGAGCGGCCGGAGGACTGGTCCCCGCGGGCCACCGTGCCGTTCTGGCGCGACTACCTGTGACCCCGCTGGACCGCCCCACCCGGGGCGGTCCAGCGGGCGACGGTCACGCCGGCGGGTAGTACCCGGTCTCGGCGAAGAACCGGATGTAGGTGTCCACCAGCTCCTCACCGATCGGCGGGCACGCGATCCCGGTCCCGGCCAGCGCCTCCTCCGTCGTCGACACGTCCACCAGCGGGTAGAACGCGGCGCTGTCGGAGGTCATCAGGTCGAACGCGTCCAGCAGCGGGATCAGGGCGTTGTCCCGGTCGGCCAGCACCGAGGCCCGCCACTCCTCGAAGTCCCGCTCCGGCAGCGCGTACCCGTGGGCGCGCAACCGCGCCACGATGGTCTGCCAGCTCACCCGCCCGGGGTTGTAGAGGTGGTGGGTCTCCCCCGAGTTCGCCGACAGCGCCACCACCGCGGCCGCGACGTAGTCGACCGGGACCATCGGCACCGTGCCGCTCAGCCCGCGCGGCACCGAACCGGCCTGGACCAAACCCTTGGTGCTCAGCCACACGAAGTCACGGGTCTGGCAGGCGCCGTTGCGCTGGTCGCCGGAGACCAGGTCGACCCGGTAGACCGAGACCGGCAACCCGCGCGAACGGGCCAGCCCCACGACCCCCTCGGCGACCCACTTGCTGCGCAGGTAACCGCTGGGCAGCTCGGGCGCCGGGCCGGTCGGGTCGTCCACCCTCAACGGCACGCCGGGTTCGCGCATCCCCGCGAACACCCCCGTGGTGGACAGGTGGTGGACCGGCACGGTGCGGTGCCGCGCGGCCAGCCGCAGCACCTCCTGGGTGCCGTGCACGTTGGCCGCCTTCAAATCCTGGTACGGGCGCAGCCAGTTGACCACCGCGCCGCCGTGGTAGACGACGTCCACGGTGCGGGCCAGGTGGTCGAAGACCTCCTCGGTGAGCCCCAGCCGGGGCTTGGACAGGTCGCCGGGCACCACGCGCAGCCGCGAGAAATCGACCTCGTCCCGGAGCCGGTACCAGCGGAGGTTGGCCTCCAGCTTGCGGCGCCCCTCCTCCTCGTCCGCGGCGCGCACCAGGCAGTGCACGGTCGCGTCCGAAGCCTTCAGCAGCTCCCGCAGCAGGAACGCGCCGAGGAAGCCGGTGCCGCCGGTCAGCAGCACGTGCTCGGGCGCGGACACCGTGCGCACGACCTCGTCGGCCGGCCGGATGTCGTCGGGCAGCACCACCTCGGCCTCGTAGTCCACCTCGGTCGCCCCGGCCGCGCCGGCCAGGAACGCGGCCAGCGCGCCCGGCGTCGGGTGGTCGAACACCACGGTGGCGGGCAGGGTCAGGCCGGTGGCGGCGGCCACCCGGTTGCGCAGCTCCACCGACAGCAGCGAGTCGAAGCCCAGGTCGGGGAACGGCCGGTCCTCCACCGGCGCGGTCAGCCCGAGCACGGCGGCGACCTCGGCGTGCACCAGGTCGGTGACCACGCGCCGCCGCTCGTCCTCGGTCAGCTCGGCCAGGTCGGGTGCCGGCGCGCCGTTGCGGGCCGCGGGCCGCACCACCGGCAGCAGGGTGCGCAGCAGCGGCGGCGCCTGGTCGGGCCGGGCGCGCAGGGCGTCGCGGTCCACCGGGGCGGCCACCACGGCCGTGGTGCCCAGGGCCGCGTCGAGCATGGCCAGGCCGTGCCCGGTGGCCACGGGCCGCAGGCCGGCCTTGGCGATGCGGCTCCGGTCGGCGTCGGTGAGGTTGGCGGTGATGCCGCTGGTCTGCTCCCACAGGCCCCAGGCGATGGAGGTGGCGGGCAGGCCGATGGACCGGCGGTGCGCGGCCAGGCCGTCGAGGTAGGCGTTCGCGGCGGCGTAGTTGCCCTGGCCCGCACCGCCGATCACGCCCGCGATCGAGGAGAACAGCACGAACGCGGTCAGGTCGTGGCCCCGGGTCAGCTCGTGCAGGTGGCGGGCGGCGTCGGCCTTGGGCGCCAGCACGCCGGCCAGCCGCTCCGGGGTCAGGTCGCCGACCAGGCCGTCGTCGATGACGCCCGCGGTGTGCACCACGCCGGTCAGCGGGTGCCGCGCCAGCAGCGCGGCCACCTGGTCCCGGTCGGCCACGTCGCACGCCTCCACGACCACCCGCGCGCCGTGCGCGGACAGCTCGGCCACCAGCTCGGCCGCGCCCGGCGAGTCGGGCCCCCGGCGGCTGGTCAGCACCAGGCTCCGCACGCCGTGCGCGGTGACCAGGTGCCGGGCCACCAGCGCGCCCAGCGCACCCGTGCCGCCGGTGACCAGCACGGTGCCCGAGCGGTCCCACCGCTGCCGGGTCAGCGAGGCGGGCCGCAGCACCGGCACGTGCGCGACCCCGCCGCGCACCACGACCTGCGCCGCGCCCGACGCCACCACGGCCGCCACCAGCTCGTCGGTCGCCTCGTCCGCGTCCACCAGCGTGATCCGGCCCGGCTGCTCGGACTGCGCGGACCTGGCCAGGCCCCACAGGGCGGCGCCGTCCACGTCGGTCACGTCGGGGCCGACCGCGCCGGAGGTGACCGCGACCAGCGGTTCGCCGCGCTGGAGGTCGGCCAGCGCGGCGGCGAGCCGGGTGTGCAGGTCCGCGCCGGGCGACCAGCGCACCACCCGGGGTGGCGTCCCAGCCCCCGCGGGCAGCTCCACCGGCTCCCACACCACCTCCAGCAGCGCGTCGGCGGGCCGCAGCAGCCCGTCGGCCACCTCGTCGGGTGCCACGGGCGCCAGCTCGACGGACCCGACCGTGGCCACCGGGGCGCCGCTCGGGTCGGCCAGCAGCAGCCCGTCCCCGGTCACCCGGGCGCGCAAAGAGGCCGCGCCGACCGCGTGCAGCTCCACGTCGCGCCACCGCACGGCCGCACCGTCGCCCAGCAGGCGCACGGCCCGGTCGAGCAGGGTCGGGTGCAGCCCGAACCCGCCGGGTTCCACGCCCTCGACCTCGGTCCACGGCCCGTCGGCGAACGCGGGCGCCGGACCGGCCGGGGCGAGCCGCCCGGTGGCGTGCGCGCGCCAGGCGCCGTCCAGTCGCGAGTGGACGGTCACCCGGTCGCCGCTCACCCGCACCTGCAGCTGCACGCCGCGGTCGGGCACCACCACCGGCGCGGTCACCTCCAGCTCCGCCAGCCGGGGCAGCCCCACCTCGTCGCCGGCCCGGATCGCCAGCTCCACCAGCGCCGCCGGCGGCAGCACGACCGCGCCGTGCACCCGGTGGTGCGCCAGCCACGGCTGGGTGCGCGGGGAGAGCCGGGCGGTGAACAGCACCTCGCCGCTGTCGGCCACCGGGACGGCCGCGCCGAGCAGCGGGTGGTGGGCGTCGGCCAGGCCCAGCTCGCCCGCGTCCACCGCCTCGGTGTGCTCGACCCAGAACCGCTGCCGCTGGAACGGGTAGGTGGGCAGGGGCACCTTGCGGGCGTTGCTGCCGGCGAAGAACGCGCGCCAGTCCACCGCGACGCCGTGGCCGTGCAGGGCGGCGAGGCCCGCGACCAGGCCGCCGCCGGCCCGCTGGAGGGCGACCGCGGCCACCCCGTCGACGGTGTCGCGCACCATCGGGGTCAGCACCGCGTCCGGGCCGACCTCGACGAACGTGGTCACGCCCTCCTTGGCCAGGGCACGCGCGCAGTCGGCGAACCGCACGGCCTCGCGCACGTGCCGCACCCAGTAGTCCGGCGAGCGCAGCAGCTCACCGCCCGCCGGGGCACCGGTCACGTTGGACACCACCGGGATGACCGGTTCGGCGTAGGTCACCCTCGCGGCGACCTCGCGGAACGGCGCCAGCGCCGGCTCCATGCGCGGGGAGTGGAACGCGTGGCTGACGGTGAGCCGCTTGGTCCGGCACCCGCGCGCCCGCAGCTCCTCCTCCACCGCGCGCACGCCGTCCTCGTCGCCGGACACCACGACCGCGGCGGGCCCGTTGACCGCGGCGATGCCCACGCCGGGCACCAGCAGCGGCTCGACCTCGGCGGGCGGCGCGGCCACCGCCACCATCGCACCGCCGGCGGGCAGCTCGTCGATCAGCCGGGCGCGGGCGGCGACCAGGGCGCACGCGTCCTCCAGCGAGAACACCCCGGCCACGTGCGCGGCGGTCAGCTCGCCCAGCGAGTGCCCGGCCACGCAGTCCGGCCGCACGCCCCAGGACTCCAGCAGCCGGAACAGCGCCACCTCGAAGGCGAACAGCGCGGGCTGGGTGTAGCGGGTGCGGTGCAGCTCGTCGGAGCCGCCGAACACGACCTCCTTGAGCGGCCGGGGCAGGTGCGGGTCCATCAGCGCGCACACCGCGTCGAACGCCTCGGCGAAGACCGGGTACCGCTCGTGCAGGTCGCGGCCCATGCCCGCGCGCTGCGCGCCCTGGCCGGTGAACAGGAACGCGGTGCGGCCCGGCGGCGGCACGGGCGCACCGCCCGCGAACGCCTCCAGCGCGGTCAGCAGCCCCTCGCGGTCGGCCGCCACCACCGCGCCCCGGTGCTCCAGCGCGGCCCGCGTGGTGGCCAGCGAGAACGCCACGTCCGCGGGCTCCAGCGCGGGGTCGGCCGCCACGTGGTCGCGCAGCCGCGCGGCCTGGGCGCGCAGCGCCTCGGGGCTGCGCGCGGACAGCAGGAACGGCCACTCCCCCGCCGACCGCGGCACCTCGACCGCCTCGGGCTCGGGCACGTGCTCCAGCACGACGTGCGCGTTGGTGCCGCTGACGCCGAACGACGACACCGCCGCCCGCCGCGCCCGGTCGGCCGCGGGCCAGGGGCGGGCCTCGGTCAGCAGCTCGACCGCGCCCGCCGACCAGTCGACCACCGGGGTGGGCTCGGTGACGTGCAGGGTCCGCGGCGCGACGCCGTGCCGCATGGCCTCCACCATCTTGATCACCCCGCCGACGCCGGCGGCGGCGACGCTGTGCCCGATGTTGGACTTCAGCGACCCCAGCAGCAGCGGTTCGGACCGGCCCTGCCCGTAGGTGGCCAGCAGCGCCTGCGCCTCGATCGGGTCGCCCAGCCGGGTGCCGGTGCCGTGCGCCTCCACCACGTCCACGTCCGCCGGGGTGAGCCGGGCGTCGGCCAGCGCGGCCCGGATGACCCGCTCCTGCGCGGGCCCGTTGGGCGCGGTCAGGCCGTTGGACGCGCCGTCCTGGTTGATGGCGGTGCCGCGCACGACCGCCAGCACCGGGTGGCCGTTGCGGCGGGCGTCGGACAGCCGCTCCAGCAGCAGCAGGCCCACGCCCTCCGACCAGCCGGTGCCGTCGGCGGTGCCGGAGAAGGACTTGCACCGGCCGTCGGGCGCCAGGCCGCGCTGGCGGGAGAAGTCCACGTAGCCGGTCGGCGAGCCGTAGACCGTGCTGCCGCCGGCCAGCGCCAGGCTCGACTCGCCCTCGCGCAGCGACCGCACCGCCAGGTGCAGCGCCACCAGCGACGACGAGCAGGCCGTGTCGACGGTGACCGCCGGGCCCTCCAGCCCGAAGGTGTAGGACACCCGGCCGGAGGCGACGCTGGAGAGCTTGCCGGTCATCAGGAAGCCCTCCAGCTCCTCCGGCCCGGCCAGGCCCAGGTAGCTCTGCTCGCCCACGCCGGCGAACACGCCGGTCCGGGTGCCGCGCAGGCCGGCGGGGTCGATGCCGGCGCGCTCGAACAGCTCCCACGCGGTCTCCAGCAGCACCCGCTGCTGCGGGTCCATGCCCAGCGCCTCGCGCGGCGAGATGCCGAAGAACGCCGCGTCGAACTCGGTGGCGTGCTCGATGAACCCGCCCTCGCGGGTGTAGGTGCGGCCGGGCGTGCCGGGTTCGGGGTCGTAGAGGCGTTCCACGTCCCAGCCTCGGTCGGTCGGCCACTCGGTGATGCCGTCGCCGCCGGACTCGACCAGCCGCCACAGGTCCTCCGGCGAGGACACGCCGCCGGGGTAGCGGCAGGCCATGGCCACGATGGCCACGGGCTCGGGTTCGGCTGCCTCCAGCTCGGCGATGCGCTCCCTGGCCTGCTGCAGGTCGGCGGTCACCCACTTCAGGTACTCGACCAGCCGTTCCTCGTTGGACACCGGGGTTTCCTCTCCTGCTCGGTGGGGTCGACCGGTCAGCGCGCGACGCGGCCGAGCTGGTTGTCGATGAAGTCGAACAGCTCGCTGGTGGTGGCGGAGGCGAAGTCGGGGCGCGCCCGGTCGCCGGCCGGGGAGTCGGCCGCGGAGTTCCAGCGCGACAGGATCGTGCGCAGCCGCACGGTGATCTCGTCGCGGTGGTCGTCGTCG
This portion of the Saccharothrix syringae genome encodes:
- a CDS encoding DUF4082 domain-containing protein; its protein translation is MSRSLRLSAVVAAVVLVLSGTSVAQAAEPTASFFTPTTQAGVAVGVPVIVTGTTLLGNTAPVTGTELTFDGGATWVEPTPVELFPDFRIDWSYLWTPTEAGTTEIAARPVTTAGPGAVSAPIVVHVGGETVVQPVNCSVRCEMSMPFVTEAGEHEDIDDQPVEVGVRVRVDRPGVMLGASTLRGNYRGTLVVRMWADGVLLAEQPYDHPGRMVQADFATPVPVEPGREYVVSFYSPQGGYMATEDYFTGTLVAAPFIAPHDGVHGAGVYHYGVGGGFPTDTYHDSSYSVLPEFRG
- a CDS encoding DUF1877 family protein — protein: MDDEELPYCFLEKSWAGIRFLLDEAGVGVDVYEDGDPIDEECVLFGWSADLVAASAEALGATPFEALEVHYDPRKLSEADVYPMRHMWDADDIGYLRDNYRDLVAFFRKTAASGGAAIRNFSF